Proteins encoded in a region of the Bombyx mori chromosome 21, ASM3026992v2 genome:
- the LOC101744835 gene encoding arrestin domain-containing protein 2 isoform X1 translates to MTWDNCIVRLNSDSTGSFYTGDIVTGTVILEFDQEQKIERIDLHVIGISKAQWTRSMPTMPYIKIYSEKKKILSISICDIFSEIISGKKIRPGIYTYPFHFALPLDLPSSFESKIAKVHYCIKIKSKPAVKVRKNVPLRILENVNLNHLEEMMITSIHDFVKAFRTSGKFSVSVKTYRAFASKQTVPFEIILNNSRKVKISKLTVALIQKLRYEVQTGYAEEEKTMCKAENKKFANALVEICNLKIEMPSLCPSTIHSLGAMVNISYEFRVKVKFRFHFSLIGSIPVTVATVPVIHHDF, encoded by the exons ATGACTTGGGATAATTGTATAGTACGATTAAACAGTGATTCTACGGGAAGTTTTTATACTGGTGACATAGTTACCGGAACCGTGATATTAGAATTTGACCAAGAACAAAAAATTGAAA GAATCGATTTACATGTTATAGGTATAAGCAAAGCACAATGGACCAGATCCATGCCCACTATGccatatattaaaatttactcagaaaagaaaaaaatattaagcatTAGCATTTGTGACATTTTTAGTGAAATAATTAGTG GTAAAAAGATTAGACCGGGTATCTACACTTACCCTTTCCACTTCGCTCTCCCCTTAGATTTACCATCTAGTTTCGAAAGCAAGATTGCTAAAGTGCactattgtattaaaattaaaagcaaaCCTGCGGTCAAAGTAAGAAAGAACGTTCCTCTGCGAATTCTGGAAAATGTCAACTTGAATCATTTGGAGGAAATGATG aTAACATCGATCCACGACTTCGTAAAAGCATTTAGGACTTCAGGAAAATTCTCGGTTTCTGTGAAAACCTATAGGGCATTCGCATCCAAACAGACTGTCCCATTTGAGATCATATTAAACAATAGTAGAAAagtaaaaattagtaaattaacaGTTGCATTAATACAG AAACTAAGGTACGAAGTCCAGACAGGATATGCGGAGGAGGAGAAGACAATGTGTAAAGCGGAAAATAAGAAATTTGCGAATGCTTTAGTCGAGATCTGTaacttaaaaatagaaatgCCATCATTATGCCCTTCTACTATTCACTCGCTTGGTGCGATGGTTAACATTTCATATGAGTTCAgg GTAAAAGTAAAATTTCGATTTCATTTTTCCTTGATTGGAAGCATACCagtgacagtggcaacagtgCCTGTGATACACCATGATTTTTGA
- the Hrp28 gene encoding hnRNPA/B-like 28 isoform X4 gives MRMNPDMDDDEKGKLFVGGLSWETSQENLQRYFSRYGEVIDCVVMKNSESGRSRGFGFVTFADPSLVNLVLQNGPHQLDGRTIDPKPCNPRTLQKPKRGGGYPKVFLGGLPSNVTETDLRVFFGRYGKVMEVVIMYDQEKKKSRGFGFLSFEDEISVERVTQEHFINLNGKQVEIKRAEPRDGSGKLGSGGGGMGGGAMNAPGDAPAAGQWGPPAAPMNMIQGHNGQMGGPPINMPMAGPNIMQGYQGWGTSPGQTSYAGYGAAGAGAGPGNYQGWGAPPAPQAPPHAPAWPATNNYTQHAQPPAQSYGSYANYSSGPAGASAGGSWTNWNMPQNSNSTGSGSYVPLSEGGEMYGRGGGAAAGGAPLTTPLSSAALSKSSSADYSAYQQYPPAYQQDQVTTMSTLEALVMDTSARRSAATTARRPGPRPPRPTIPTGASDLL, from the exons ATGCGTATGAATCCAGACATGGACGATGATGAGAAGGG AAAACTATTTGTTGGAGGACTATCATGGGAAACATCCCAAGAGAACTTGCAACGCTATTTCTCACGTTATGGCGAAGTGATCGACTGTGTCGTCATGAAGAATAGCGAGTCAGGACGTTCGAGGGGCTTTGGTTTCGTGACATTTGCTGATCCTTCACTGGTCAACCTCGTGCTACAGAATGGACCTCATCAACTTGATGGCAG GACCATCGACCCTAAGCCGTGCAATCCTCGCACTCTTCAAAAACCGAAACGTGGCGGTGGATACCCTAAGGTGTTCCTTGGCGGGCTGCCATCGAACGTTACCGAAACCGATCTCAGGGTATTTTTCGGACGCTATGGGAAGGTCATGGAGGTGGTCATTATGTATGATCAAGAGAAGAAAAAGTCTAGGG gtTTTGGATTCTTGTCTTTCGAGGATGAAATTTCTGTTGAGAGAGTGACCCAAGAACACTTCATTAACCTCAACGGGAAGCAG GTTGAGATAAAGCGCGCTGAGCCTCGAGACGGGTCTGGCAAGCTCGGGTCGGGAGGCGGCGGCATGGGCGGCGGCGCCATGAACGCGCCCGGGGACGCGCCCGCCGCCGGCCAGTGGGGGCCGCCCGCCGCGCCCATGAACATGATACAGGGACACAACGGACAGATGGGAGGCCCGCCCATCAACATGCCCATGGCAGGCCCTAACATCATGCAAGG GTACCAGGGCTGGGGCACGTCGCCGGGGCAGACGTCGTACGCGGGGTACGGCGcggcgggcgcgggcgcggggccCGGCAACTACCAGGGCTGGGGCGCGCCGCCCGCCCCGCAGGCGCCGCCGCACGCGCCCGCCTGGCCCGCCACCAACAACTACACGCAGCACGCGCAGCCGCCCGCGCAGTCCTACGGCAGCTACG CGAACTATAGCTCCGGGCCGGCGGGCGCCTCGGCCGGCGGCAGCTGGACCAACTGGAATATGCCCCAGAACTCTAACTCTACTGGTTCTG GGTCGTACGTGCCGCTGTCTGAGGGCGGCGAGATGTACGGGCGCGgtggcggcgcggcggcgggtgGTGCGCCCCTCACCACGCCGCTCTCCTCGGCCGCGCTCTCCAAGTCCTCCTCCGCCGACTACTCCGCCTACCAGCAGTACCCGCCCGCCTACCAGCAGGACCAg
- the LOC101744835 gene encoding uncharacterized protein LOC101744835 isoform X2: MPTMPYIKIYSEKKKILSISICDIFSEIISGKKIRPGIYTYPFHFALPLDLPSSFESKIAKVHYCIKIKSKPAVKVRKNVPLRILENVNLNHLEEMMITSIHDFVKAFRTSGKFSVSVKTYRAFASKQTVPFEIILNNSRKVKISKLTVALIQKLRYEVQTGYAEEEKTMCKAENKKFANALVEICNLKIEMPSLCPSTIHSLGAMVNISYEFRVKVKFRFHFSLIGSIPVTVATVPVIHHDF; this comes from the exons ATGCCCACTATGccatatattaaaatttactcagaaaagaaaaaaatattaagcatTAGCATTTGTGACATTTTTAGTGAAATAATTAGTG GTAAAAAGATTAGACCGGGTATCTACACTTACCCTTTCCACTTCGCTCTCCCCTTAGATTTACCATCTAGTTTCGAAAGCAAGATTGCTAAAGTGCactattgtattaaaattaaaagcaaaCCTGCGGTCAAAGTAAGAAAGAACGTTCCTCTGCGAATTCTGGAAAATGTCAACTTGAATCATTTGGAGGAAATGATG aTAACATCGATCCACGACTTCGTAAAAGCATTTAGGACTTCAGGAAAATTCTCGGTTTCTGTGAAAACCTATAGGGCATTCGCATCCAAACAGACTGTCCCATTTGAGATCATATTAAACAATAGTAGAAAagtaaaaattagtaaattaacaGTTGCATTAATACAG AAACTAAGGTACGAAGTCCAGACAGGATATGCGGAGGAGGAGAAGACAATGTGTAAAGCGGAAAATAAGAAATTTGCGAATGCTTTAGTCGAGATCTGTaacttaaaaatagaaatgCCATCATTATGCCCTTCTACTATTCACTCGCTTGGTGCGATGGTTAACATTTCATATGAGTTCAgg GTAAAAGTAAAATTTCGATTTCATTTTTCCTTGATTGGAAGCATACCagtgacagtggcaacagtgCCTGTGATACACCATGATTTTTGA
- the Hrp28 gene encoding hnRNPA/B-like 28 isoform X6, producing MRMNPDMDDDEKGKLFVGGLSWETSQENLQRYFSRYGEVIDCVVMKNSESGRSRGFGFVTFADPSLVNLVLQNGPHQLDGRTIDPKPCNPRTLQKPKRGGGYPKVFLGGLPSNVTETDLRVFFGRYGKVMEVVIMYDQEKKKSRGFGFLSFEDEISVERVTQEHFINLNGKQVEIKRAEPRDGSGKLGSGGGGMGGGAMNAPGDAPAAGQWGPPAAPMNMIQGHNGQMGGPPINMPMAGPNIMQGYQGWGTSPGQTSYAGYGAAGAGAGPGNYQGWGAPPAPQAPPHAPAWPATNNYTQHAQPPAQSYGSYANYSSGPAGASAGGSWTNWNMPQNSNSTGSGSYVPLSEGGEMYGRGGGAAAGGAPLTTPLSSAALSKSSSADYSAYQQYPPAYQQDQLVDQGPQEWLLQKDN from the exons ATGCGTATGAATCCAGACATGGACGATGATGAGAAGGG AAAACTATTTGTTGGAGGACTATCATGGGAAACATCCCAAGAGAACTTGCAACGCTATTTCTCACGTTATGGCGAAGTGATCGACTGTGTCGTCATGAAGAATAGCGAGTCAGGACGTTCGAGGGGCTTTGGTTTCGTGACATTTGCTGATCCTTCACTGGTCAACCTCGTGCTACAGAATGGACCTCATCAACTTGATGGCAG GACCATCGACCCTAAGCCGTGCAATCCTCGCACTCTTCAAAAACCGAAACGTGGCGGTGGATACCCTAAGGTGTTCCTTGGCGGGCTGCCATCGAACGTTACCGAAACCGATCTCAGGGTATTTTTCGGACGCTATGGGAAGGTCATGGAGGTGGTCATTATGTATGATCAAGAGAAGAAAAAGTCTAGGG gtTTTGGATTCTTGTCTTTCGAGGATGAAATTTCTGTTGAGAGAGTGACCCAAGAACACTTCATTAACCTCAACGGGAAGCAG GTTGAGATAAAGCGCGCTGAGCCTCGAGACGGGTCTGGCAAGCTCGGGTCGGGAGGCGGCGGCATGGGCGGCGGCGCCATGAACGCGCCCGGGGACGCGCCCGCCGCCGGCCAGTGGGGGCCGCCCGCCGCGCCCATGAACATGATACAGGGACACAACGGACAGATGGGAGGCCCGCCCATCAACATGCCCATGGCAGGCCCTAACATCATGCAAGG GTACCAGGGCTGGGGCACGTCGCCGGGGCAGACGTCGTACGCGGGGTACGGCGcggcgggcgcgggcgcggggccCGGCAACTACCAGGGCTGGGGCGCGCCGCCCGCCCCGCAGGCGCCGCCGCACGCGCCCGCCTGGCCCGCCACCAACAACTACACGCAGCACGCGCAGCCGCCCGCGCAGTCCTACGGCAGCTACG CGAACTATAGCTCCGGGCCGGCGGGCGCCTCGGCCGGCGGCAGCTGGACCAACTGGAATATGCCCCAGAACTCTAACTCTACTGGTTCTG GGTCGTACGTGCCGCTGTCTGAGGGCGGCGAGATGTACGGGCGCGgtggcggcgcggcggcgggtgGTGCGCCCCTCACCACGCCGCTCTCCTCGGCCGCGCTCTCCAAGTCCTCCTCCGCCGACTACTCCGCCTACCAGCAGTACCCGCCCGCCTACCAGCAGGACCAg
- the Hrp28 gene encoding hnRNPA/B-like 28 isoform X7 yields MRMNPDMDDDEKGKLFVGGLSWETSQENLQRYFSRYGEVIDCVVMKNSESGRSRGFGFVTFADPSLVNLVLQNGPHQLDGRTIDPKPCNPRTLQKPKRGGGYPKVFLGGLPSNVTETDLRVFFGRYGKVMEVVIMYDQEKKKSRGFGFLSFEDEISVERVTQEHFINLNGKQVEIKRAEPRDGSGKLGSGGGGMGGGAMNAPGDAPAAGQWGPPAAPMNMIQGHNGQMGGPPINMPMAGPNIMQGYQGWGTSPGQTSYAGYGAAGAGAGPGNYQGWGAPPAPQAPPHAPAWPATNNYTQHAQPPAQSYGSYANYSSGPAGASAGGSWTNWNMPQNSNSTGSGSYVPLSEGGEMYGRGGGAAAGGAPLTTPLSSAALSKSSSADYSAYQQYPPAYQQDQVHNS; encoded by the exons ATGCGTATGAATCCAGACATGGACGATGATGAGAAGGG AAAACTATTTGTTGGAGGACTATCATGGGAAACATCCCAAGAGAACTTGCAACGCTATTTCTCACGTTATGGCGAAGTGATCGACTGTGTCGTCATGAAGAATAGCGAGTCAGGACGTTCGAGGGGCTTTGGTTTCGTGACATTTGCTGATCCTTCACTGGTCAACCTCGTGCTACAGAATGGACCTCATCAACTTGATGGCAG GACCATCGACCCTAAGCCGTGCAATCCTCGCACTCTTCAAAAACCGAAACGTGGCGGTGGATACCCTAAGGTGTTCCTTGGCGGGCTGCCATCGAACGTTACCGAAACCGATCTCAGGGTATTTTTCGGACGCTATGGGAAGGTCATGGAGGTGGTCATTATGTATGATCAAGAGAAGAAAAAGTCTAGGG gtTTTGGATTCTTGTCTTTCGAGGATGAAATTTCTGTTGAGAGAGTGACCCAAGAACACTTCATTAACCTCAACGGGAAGCAG GTTGAGATAAAGCGCGCTGAGCCTCGAGACGGGTCTGGCAAGCTCGGGTCGGGAGGCGGCGGCATGGGCGGCGGCGCCATGAACGCGCCCGGGGACGCGCCCGCCGCCGGCCAGTGGGGGCCGCCCGCCGCGCCCATGAACATGATACAGGGACACAACGGACAGATGGGAGGCCCGCCCATCAACATGCCCATGGCAGGCCCTAACATCATGCAAGG GTACCAGGGCTGGGGCACGTCGCCGGGGCAGACGTCGTACGCGGGGTACGGCGcggcgggcgcgggcgcggggccCGGCAACTACCAGGGCTGGGGCGCGCCGCCCGCCCCGCAGGCGCCGCCGCACGCGCCCGCCTGGCCCGCCACCAACAACTACACGCAGCACGCGCAGCCGCCCGCGCAGTCCTACGGCAGCTACG CGAACTATAGCTCCGGGCCGGCGGGCGCCTCGGCCGGCGGCAGCTGGACCAACTGGAATATGCCCCAGAACTCTAACTCTACTGGTTCTG GGTCGTACGTGCCGCTGTCTGAGGGCGGCGAGATGTACGGGCGCGgtggcggcgcggcggcgggtgGTGCGCCCCTCACCACGCCGCTCTCCTCGGCCGCGCTCTCCAAGTCCTCCTCCGCCGACTACTCCGCCTACCAGCAGTACCCGCCCGCCTACCAGCAGGACCAg